TGAAACGCTTGACCTTCTAGGTTAAGCGCTTCGTTGTTTCTTCATTCATATTTTCCTTTCAATGGAACAAACCTTACATTATCCAATGCATCTTGATGAATCTTCCCAAATTCATCTTTTTCTATTAGAAGCAGTTCCTGATAAAGTGGTGTTCCTACTGGAATGATCATTTTTCCACTGGGGGCTAATTGGTCTAATAATTCACGAGGAATTTCGCTAGCGGCTGCAGTTACCATAATGCGGTCATAAGGCGCATGTTCATCCCAACCGGTGCTTCCGTCATCAAGCTTAAAATGAATGTTCGAAAATCCAGCCTCTTTTAGCCTTTCTTTGGCCCGTTCATATAAAGGCTCAATTCGTTCTATGGTATAAACTGAGTCCGAAAAAGCCGCGAGGAGGGCCGTTTGAAAACCTGAACCCGTTCCAAGTTCTAACACTTTTGAATGGGGTTGTAAATTGAGTGATTGTGTCATATTGAGTACAAGTGAAGGCTGGGAAATCGTTTGTTCATGCCCAATGGGAATCGCTTCGTCCATATAGGCAAATTCCTTAAGCGAATCCATAAAAAAGCTGCGGTCTAACTTTTTGAAATAGGCAATAATTTCTTCGTTTTGATTGGTCATGATTTTAACTCCTTTTGTACAATAGCAGTTATTGAGCGTCCGTCTACTAAGATTTAAATATTTGCAGCCAACCTTTATGTTTAAACCATACTAGCATGGCAACACCGATAAAAATCATCATGGCCAACACAGCGAGGTAACTGTAACGCCATCGAAGCTCGGGCATATGTTCAAAGTTCATACCGTAAACACCAGCGATAAAAGTGAGTGGTATAAAAACAGAAGAGATGATGGTCAGCATCATC
This window of the Sporosarcina ureilytica genome carries:
- a CDS encoding protein-L-isoaspartate(D-aspartate) O-methyltransferase; translation: MTNQNEEIIAYFKKLDRSFFMDSLKEFAYMDEAIPIGHEQTISQPSLVLNMTQSLNLQPHSKVLELGTGSGFQTALLAAFSDSVYTIERIEPLYERAKERLKEAGFSNIHFKLDDGSTGWDEHAPYDRIMVTAAASEIPRELLDQLAPSGKMIIPVGTPLYQELLLIEKDEFGKIHQDALDNVRFVPLKGKYE